A part of Chitinimonas koreensis genomic DNA contains:
- a CDS encoding AAA family ATPase: MNDRALPLLAAPPEVRRHTRREAAAVALRLAHGVAVREGLAAALDPAGPAPAEGLAAALRFVAVHADGLGLRLGADGSVHAREAEPVAAALHPLDRLAPPSARHGRLAADLLLLAVLPELHEGYAALLRQLHPHGLPYPTVALALAWQEQQAAAADAMAATEAVRDAIETLLLDSPSARLGLLRLDGDGPWHGRLLRPGPGVWEALDGRPPRLAEAELLPGFRRVPGLEGWLDQPDSRRAAQALARGEPCLVALLGGNEAMRATRVRALLGLAQVAAVRARAAAGEPDWAVDACCVAHAHAAVPWLELGDDDGAGPPAAHHALERLGWRAPLLVAAAAERALPALALPVLTLRVEPLAATARRDMWATLLPDLAGRAGLLAARYPIEPDEARGIAEDLALRQRIEARALDLDDVADSLRARVAWRARPGVQRVQPRVDWDALLLPPLGAAQLEQAVRRVHQQITVLDDWGFEQGRSGRRGLKLLFHGPPGTGKTLAAEAMARALGIDLLVVDIASLVSKWIGETEKNLAAVFELAEHARALLLFDEADALFGRRSEGGDAHDRYANLETAYLLQRLERFDGTAVLTTNLRANLDAAFTRRFDHIVEFPEPDLATRERLWQLHLPAGAPLAADVDLHELADWYAISGAQIRNASLAAAFLAAAEGARIGQAHFLAAIEREFEKAGRAHPGFPAGRRVAGAQA, encoded by the coding sequence ATGAATGATCGCGCCCTTCCCCTCTTGGCCGCGCCGCCCGAGGTGCGCCGCCATACCCGCCGCGAGGCGGCCGCCGTCGCGCTGCGGCTGGCCCACGGCGTCGCCGTGCGCGAAGGCCTGGCCGCCGCGCTCGACCCGGCCGGGCCGGCGCCGGCCGAAGGCCTGGCCGCCGCGCTGCGCTTCGTCGCGGTGCATGCCGACGGCCTCGGCCTGCGGCTCGGCGCCGACGGCAGCGTGCATGCGCGCGAAGCCGAGCCGGTCGCCGCCGCGCTCCACCCGCTCGACCGGCTGGCCCCGCCCTCGGCCCGCCACGGCCGGCTGGCGGCCGACCTGCTGCTGCTGGCCGTGCTGCCCGAGCTGCACGAGGGCTATGCCGCGCTGCTGCGCCAGCTGCATCCGCACGGCCTGCCCTACCCCACCGTCGCGCTGGCGCTGGCCTGGCAGGAACAGCAGGCCGCGGCCGCGGATGCCATGGCGGCGACCGAGGCGGTGCGCGACGCGATCGAAACGCTGCTGCTCGACTCGCCCAGCGCCCGGCTCGGACTGCTGCGGCTCGACGGCGACGGTCCCTGGCACGGCCGCCTGCTGCGGCCCGGCCCAGGCGTGTGGGAAGCGCTCGACGGCCGACCGCCGCGGCTGGCCGAAGCCGAGCTGCTGCCGGGCTTCCGCCGCGTGCCGGGCCTCGAAGGCTGGCTGGATCAGCCCGACAGCCGCCGCGCCGCCCAGGCGCTGGCGCGCGGCGAGCCCTGCCTGGTGGCGCTGCTCGGCGGCAACGAGGCGATGCGCGCCACCCGCGTGCGTGCGCTGCTCGGCCTGGCCCAAGTGGCGGCGGTGCGCGCGCGCGCCGCGGCCGGCGAGCCGGACTGGGCGGTCGATGCCTGCTGCGTCGCCCATGCCCATGCCGCGGTGCCCTGGCTGGAACTCGGCGACGACGACGGCGCCGGGCCGCCGGCCGCCCACCACGCGCTCGAACGGCTGGGCTGGCGCGCGCCGCTGCTGGTCGCCGCCGCGGCCGAGCGCGCCTTGCCCGCGCTGGCGCTGCCGGTGCTGACGCTGCGGGTCGAGCCGCTGGCCGCCACCGCCCGGCGCGATATGTGGGCCACCCTGCTGCCCGACCTGGCCGGCCGCGCCGGCCTGTTGGCGGCGCGCTACCCGATCGAGCCCGACGAGGCGCGCGGCATCGCCGAGGACCTGGCGCTGCGCCAGCGCATCGAGGCGCGCGCGCTCGACCTCGACGACGTCGCCGACAGCCTGCGCGCCCGCGTCGCCTGGCGCGCCCGGCCCGGCGTGCAGCGGGTGCAGCCGCGGGTCGACTGGGACGCGCTGCTGCTGCCGCCGCTCGGCGCCGCCCAGCTCGAACAGGCGGTGCGGCGCGTGCACCAGCAGATCACGGTGCTGGACGACTGGGGCTTCGAGCAGGGCCGCAGCGGCCGGCGCGGCCTCAAGCTGCTGTTCCACGGCCCGCCCGGCACCGGCAAGACGCTGGCGGCCGAGGCGATGGCCCGCGCGCTCGGCATCGACCTGCTGGTAGTCGACATCGCCAGCCTGGTGTCGAAGTGGATCGGCGAAACCGAGAAGAACCTGGCGGCGGTGTTCGAGCTGGCCGAGCACGCCCGCGCACTGCTGCTGTTCGACGAGGCCGACGCCTTGTTCGGCCGCCGCAGCGAGGGCGGCGACGCGCACGACCGCTACGCCAACCTCGAGACCGCCTACCTGTTGCAGCGGCTGGAGCGCTTCGACGGCACGGCGGTGCTGACCACCAACCTGCGCGCCAACCTCGACGCGGCTTTCACGCGCCGGTTCGACCACATCGTCGAGTTCCCCGAGCCGGACCTCGCCACCCGCGAACGGCTGTGGCAGCTGCACCTGCCCGCCGGCGCGCCGCTGGCGGCCGACGTCGACCTGCACGAGCTGGCCGACTGGTACGCCATCAGCGGCGCCCAGATCCGCAACGCCAGCCTGGCGGCGGCCTTCCTCGCCGCGGCCGAGGGCGCGCGCATCGGCCAGGCGCACTTCCTGGCCGCGATCGAACGCGAGTTCGAGAAGGCCGGCCGCGCGCATCCGGGCTTCCCGGCCGGGCGCCGGGTGGCGGGAGCGCAAGCATGA
- a CDS encoding phage tail protein: protein MIAGAPTSGLVEMRGRPHWLRCGFDATALADEVVTLAPDPAGDHTLPEATPFAGGFAGPVFDRHCRLFHPLPETGGLEFLAWGKRTTLGVAADAPAPYELSGAESESGGFGGDAPLPFRPVALACDEADYLYIADPGDGGEALASIWLVDTWQHEVARQVATSGRPLDVAYARGRAYALLDTPAWLSLSPCDPPQPLPWPAEVPAADRLDVAADGRAFVLLDAGQASAELRCLHDHNIVIAIPYCTDFLIGEHDPELGWLLVFARRPGEDFLRRRLNGRHVAPLAGLAAPGYDGRGIARAPDGRIAYWTARGLRHAAPARPSFLEAGTVFGFALDSGLDQAQWGRILIEACIPDGTRLTVRCYSRDDLDELRPIERKAPAGEALLPLAEETRTPLPGQAMLDYGPAAGQPLYRDDSPRPLAPPGPDGFARYEAPVIAPPGRYLWLVFEFAGTRSKTPRLRSVQAEYPGHGLLGQLPRTLWREPAARDFLQRYLAPIAATLGEWGAVGDGRHRLLDPRVAPAEALDWLAGFVGLALDPVWPEAARRRLIAEAATLFRCRGTLQSLQRMITLLTGAEAIVIETFRLRGGGVAGNPEATASRSVLGSGFRVGGSIGRDGETALPEAAEQPFEGFAHRFSVTVLADLDDAQLRAVRKLIETHKPAHTMFDVCGAAVGTRVGVGLHVGLASMIGKSSGFDPLVLGDAVLGKGYTLGRPELDRAGREPGSWQ from the coding sequence ATGATCGCCGGCGCCCCCACCTCCGGCCTGGTCGAGATGCGCGGCCGCCCGCACTGGCTGCGCTGCGGCTTCGACGCCACCGCGCTGGCCGACGAGGTCGTCACGCTGGCGCCCGATCCGGCCGGCGACCACACCCTGCCCGAGGCCACGCCGTTCGCCGGCGGTTTCGCCGGCCCGGTGTTCGACCGCCATTGCCGGCTGTTCCACCCGCTGCCCGAGACCGGTGGGCTCGAATTCCTGGCCTGGGGCAAGCGCACCACGCTCGGCGTGGCGGCCGACGCGCCGGCGCCGTACGAGCTCAGCGGCGCCGAGAGCGAGAGCGGCGGCTTCGGCGGCGATGCGCCGCTGCCTTTCCGGCCGGTCGCGCTGGCCTGCGACGAGGCCGACTACCTCTACATCGCCGATCCGGGCGACGGCGGCGAGGCGCTGGCCTCGATCTGGCTGGTCGACACCTGGCAGCACGAGGTCGCCCGCCAGGTCGCCACCAGCGGCAGGCCGCTCGATGTCGCCTATGCCCGCGGCCGCGCCTACGCGCTGCTCGACACGCCGGCCTGGCTGTCGCTGAGCCCCTGCGACCCGCCGCAGCCGCTGCCCTGGCCGGCCGAGGTGCCGGCCGCCGACCGGCTCGACGTCGCCGCCGACGGCCGCGCCTTCGTGCTGCTCGATGCCGGCCAGGCCAGTGCTGAACTGCGCTGCCTGCACGACCACAACATCGTCATCGCCATCCCCTACTGCACCGATTTCCTGATCGGCGAGCACGACCCCGAGCTCGGCTGGCTGCTGGTGTTCGCCCGCCGCCCCGGCGAGGACTTCCTGCGCCGCCGGCTGAACGGCCGCCACGTCGCGCCGCTGGCCGGCCTGGCCGCGCCGGGCTACGACGGCCGCGGCATCGCGCGGGCGCCCGACGGCCGCATCGCCTACTGGACCGCGCGCGGCCTGCGCCATGCCGCGCCGGCACGGCCGAGCTTCCTCGAAGCCGGCACGGTGTTCGGCTTCGCGCTCGACAGCGGGCTCGACCAGGCCCAATGGGGCCGCATCCTGATCGAGGCCTGCATCCCCGACGGCACCCGCCTTACCGTGCGCTGCTACAGCCGCGACGATCTCGACGAGCTGCGCCCGATCGAGCGCAAGGCGCCGGCCGGCGAAGCCCTGCTGCCGCTGGCCGAGGAGACGCGCACGCCGCTGCCGGGCCAAGCCATGCTCGACTACGGCCCGGCCGCCGGCCAGCCGCTCTACCGCGACGATTCGCCGCGACCGCTGGCGCCGCCCGGCCCCGACGGCTTCGCCCGCTACGAGGCGCCGGTGATCGCGCCGCCGGGCCGCTACCTGTGGCTGGTGTTCGAATTCGCCGGCACCCGTTCCAAGACGCCGCGGCTGCGCTCGGTGCAGGCCGAATACCCGGGCCACGGCCTGCTCGGCCAGCTGCCGCGCACGCTGTGGCGCGAGCCGGCCGCGCGCGACTTCCTGCAGCGCTACCTGGCGCCGATCGCCGCCACGCTCGGCGAATGGGGCGCGGTCGGCGACGGCCGCCACCGCCTGCTCGACCCGCGCGTGGCGCCGGCCGAGGCGCTCGACTGGCTGGCCGGCTTCGTCGGCCTGGCGCTCGACCCGGTCTGGCCCGAGGCGGCGCGGCGGCGGCTGATCGCCGAGGCCGCCACGCTGTTCCGCTGCCGCGGCACGCTGCAGAGCCTGCAGAGGATGATCACCCTGCTGACCGGCGCCGAGGCGATCGTGATCGAGACCTTCCGCCTGCGCGGCGGCGGCGTGGCCGGCAACCCCGAGGCCACCGCATCGCGCTCGGTGCTCGGCAGCGGTTTCCGGGTCGGCGGCAGCATCGGCCGCGACGGCGAGACCGCGCTGCCCGAGGCGGCCGAGCAGCCGTTCGAGGGCTTCGCCCACCGCTTCAGCGTCACCGTGCTGGCCGACCTCGACGACGCCCAGCTGCGCGCGGTGCGCAAGCTGATCGAGACCCACAAGCCGGCCCACACGATGTTCGACGTCTGCGGCGCCGCGGTCGGCACCCGGGTCGGCGTCGGCCTGCACGTCGGCCTCGCCTCGATGATCGGCAAGAGCTCGGGCTTCGATCCGCTGGTGCTCGGCGACGCGGTGCTCGGCAAGGGCTACACCCTGGGCCGGCCCGAGCTCGACCGCGCCGGCCGAGAACCGGGGAGCTGGCAATGA
- a CDS encoding putative baseplate assembly protein: MPLIAPILDDRSFEQLRTELVGRIPVFNPEWTDYNRSDPAITLLELFAYLGEGLQFRFNQIPEATRLAYLKLLDVPLYPARPARALLRCETRHPGGVMLYAGDQARAGKVRFTLDGEAQLWPLDCVTVARKPTAAPAEASEPELHASVQAAIDAIGAAYPDAGSARPYRTALLESDGTSPALDFSDAVDGSLWIAVLKAPDIALTPAAGQRIKLNLGFSPAAVTPTLDQLAPCPGAAAQRGPALEWRATSAQVVDGKPRYLPLRVAGDTTAGFGEEGVVRLELPAELASLGLPAAPDGLEGAGDFPPPLDDARAGQVWFWLRAWRADQSRIGPVRLVCLNAVQCSQSVVAPPELLGGGSGQPGQVFALSQRPVLRDAAWPVQLEVEEGGVWTRWSAVDDFDASSARDRHFSVDAEAGTVRFGPRYPQIGERVRVLAYRYGGGTAGNLPAGAIAKFGDLLAGLAPLAPMKRPGEVEARCGNPLEASGGVDAESIEAALARIPGELRRHDRAVTRDDFAELALQTPGVELGRAECLPLFHAPDRASPRAGTVSVVVWPARDPQHPNAPLPDAYQLKRVCQWLDTRRLVTTELFVIPPTYRQLAISLSIKVRDGYGLDAVRDWVALLLRRYLAPLPPYGPDGRGWPLGRRVLDRELGGVAMQVEGVEYVGELRLAGRADDGSWQEAAAVTLTGWEVPEVAAIAIVDEGSTLPAPGQLVPPPAGGPAVPVPVLREEC, from the coding sequence ATGCCCTTGATCGCACCCATCCTGGACGACCGCAGCTTCGAGCAGCTGCGCACCGAGCTGGTCGGCCGCATCCCGGTGTTCAACCCGGAATGGACCGACTACAACCGCAGCGACCCGGCCATCACCCTGCTCGAGCTGTTCGCCTACCTCGGCGAGGGCCTGCAGTTCCGCTTCAACCAGATTCCCGAAGCGACCCGGCTGGCCTACCTCAAGCTGCTCGACGTGCCGCTCTACCCGGCCCGGCCGGCGCGCGCGCTGCTGCGCTGCGAGACCCGCCACCCCGGCGGCGTGATGCTCTACGCCGGCGACCAGGCGCGCGCCGGCAAGGTCCGCTTCACGCTCGACGGCGAGGCCCAGCTGTGGCCGCTCGACTGCGTGACGGTGGCGCGCAAGCCGACCGCCGCGCCGGCCGAGGCCAGCGAGCCCGAGCTGCACGCCAGCGTGCAGGCCGCCATCGACGCCATCGGCGCCGCCTACCCGGACGCCGGCTCGGCCCGGCCCTACCGCACCGCGCTGCTCGAAAGCGACGGCACGAGTCCCGCGCTCGACTTCAGCGACGCGGTCGACGGCAGCCTGTGGATCGCGGTGCTGAAGGCGCCGGACATCGCGCTGACGCCGGCCGCCGGCCAGCGCATCAAGCTCAACCTCGGCTTTTCGCCGGCCGCCGTCACGCCCACGCTCGACCAGCTGGCGCCCTGCCCCGGCGCCGCGGCCCAGCGCGGCCCGGCGCTGGAATGGCGCGCCACCAGTGCCCAGGTGGTCGACGGCAAGCCGCGCTACCTGCCGCTGCGGGTGGCCGGCGACACCACCGCCGGCTTCGGCGAGGAAGGCGTGGTGCGGCTCGAACTGCCGGCCGAGCTGGCCTCGCTCGGCCTGCCGGCGGCGCCGGACGGGCTCGAAGGCGCCGGCGACTTCCCGCCGCCGCTGGACGACGCGCGCGCCGGGCAGGTCTGGTTCTGGCTGCGCGCCTGGCGCGCCGACCAGAGCCGCATCGGCCCGGTGCGGCTGGTCTGCCTGAACGCCGTCCAGTGCAGCCAGTCGGTGGTGGCGCCGCCCGAGCTGCTCGGCGGCGGCAGCGGCCAGCCGGGCCAGGTGTTCGCGCTGTCGCAGCGGCCGGTACTGCGCGACGCGGCCTGGCCGGTGCAGCTCGAAGTCGAGGAAGGCGGGGTGTGGACGCGCTGGAGCGCGGTCGACGATTTCGACGCCAGCAGCGCGCGCGACCGCCATTTCAGCGTCGACGCCGAGGCCGGCACGGTGCGCTTCGGCCCGCGCTACCCGCAGATCGGAGAGCGGGTGCGGGTGCTGGCCTACCGCTACGGCGGCGGCACGGCCGGCAACCTGCCGGCCGGCGCCATCGCCAAGTTCGGCGACCTGCTGGCGGGCCTTGCGCCGCTGGCGCCGATGAAGCGGCCGGGCGAAGTCGAGGCGCGCTGCGGCAATCCATTGGAGGCCAGCGGCGGCGTCGACGCCGAGAGCATCGAGGCGGCGCTGGCGCGCATTCCGGGCGAGCTGCGCCGGCACGACCGCGCGGTGACGCGCGACGACTTCGCCGAGCTGGCGCTGCAGACGCCGGGCGTCGAACTGGGCCGGGCCGAATGCCTGCCGCTGTTCCATGCGCCCGACCGCGCCTCGCCGCGCGCCGGCACGGTGAGCGTGGTGGTGTGGCCGGCGCGCGATCCGCAACACCCGAACGCGCCGCTGCCGGACGCCTACCAGCTCAAGCGGGTCTGCCAGTGGCTCGATACCCGGCGGCTGGTCACCACCGAGCTGTTCGTGATCCCGCCGACCTACCGCCAGCTGGCGATCTCGCTGTCGATCAAGGTGCGCGACGGCTATGGCCTCGACGCGGTGCGCGACTGGGTGGCGCTGCTGCTGCGCCGCTACCTTGCGCCGCTGCCGCCCTACGGCCCGGACGGCCGCGGCTGGCCGCTGGGCCGGCGGGTGCTGGACCGCGAGCTCGGCGGGGTGGCGATGCAGGTCGAGGGCGTGGAGTACGTCGGCGAGCTGCGGCTGGCCGGGCGGGCCGACGACGGCAGCTGGCAGGAGGCGGCGGCGGTGACGCTGACGGGCTGGGAGGTGCCGGAGGTGGCGGCGATCGCCATCGTCGACGAAGGCTCCACCTTGCCGGCGCCGGGCCAACTGGTGCCGCCGCCGGCGGGCGGGCCGGCGGTACCGGTGCCGGTGTTGCGGGAGGAGTGCTGA
- a CDS encoding GPW/gp25 family protein: MNSTLARLGRGIGLPLHPDERGRLPLAEGPEKVRQAIFTILDTEPGERVMLPTFGCGLRRFLMAPNNVGTRARIQREVELALLHWEPRIAVAQVEVLGADDPALVLIEIRYAHVRDGRRDSLVYPFYLE; the protein is encoded by the coding sequence ATGAATAGCACCCTCGCCCGCCTCGGCCGCGGCATCGGCCTGCCGCTGCATCCCGACGAGCGCGGCCGGCTGCCGCTGGCCGAAGGCCCCGAAAAAGTCCGCCAGGCCATCTTCACCATCCTCGACACCGAGCCGGGCGAGCGCGTGATGCTGCCGACCTTCGGCTGCGGCCTGCGGCGCTTCCTGATGGCGCCCAACAACGTCGGCACCCGCGCCCGCATCCAGCGCGAGGTCGAGCTGGCCCTGCTGCACTGGGAACCGCGCATCGCCGTGGCCCAGGTCGAGGTGCTCGGCGCCGACGACCCGGCCCTGGTCCTGATCGAGATCCGCTATGCCCACGTCCGCGACGGCCGGCGCGACTCGCTCGTCTATCCCTTCTACCTGGAGTAG
- a CDS encoding phage baseplate assembly protein V, translated as MNPRRDGEGARWFGLYPAIVTDLVDPDARGRIEVKFPSFGEAGQSVRAWATLLAPYADGDQGLQILPEVDSQVVVGFEAGDPTRPYIVGACWNGKAALPEAAQAANNLRLIKTRAGSTLEFDDSQGAAKVTLAMQSGHQVVLDDAAQSVTISHSNGCEIVIDIAGKVSITANTSVDVNAPVAINLHSPMVMCDSTVQCTTLITTSVVSSSYTPGAGNVW; from the coding sequence ATGAATCCCCGCCGCGACGGCGAAGGTGCGCGCTGGTTCGGGCTCTACCCGGCCATCGTCACCGATCTGGTCGACCCCGACGCGCGCGGCCGCATCGAGGTCAAGTTCCCCAGCTTCGGCGAGGCCGGCCAGTCGGTGCGCGCCTGGGCCACGCTGCTCGCGCCCTACGCCGACGGCGACCAGGGCCTGCAGATCCTGCCCGAGGTCGACAGCCAGGTGGTGGTCGGCTTCGAGGCCGGCGACCCGACCCGGCCCTATATCGTCGGCGCCTGCTGGAACGGCAAGGCGGCGCTGCCCGAGGCCGCCCAGGCCGCCAACAACCTCAGGCTGATCAAGACCCGCGCCGGCAGCACGCTCGAATTCGACGACAGCCAGGGCGCCGCCAAGGTCACGCTGGCCATGCAGAGCGGCCACCAGGTGGTGCTCGACGATGCGGCCCAGTCGGTCACCATCAGCCACAGCAACGGCTGCGAGATCGTCATCGACATCGCCGGCAAGGTGTCGATCACCGCCAACACCAGCGTCGACGTCAACGCGCCGGTGGCGATCAACCTGCACTCGCCGATGGTGATGTGCGACAGCACGGTGCAGTGCACCACGCTGATCACCACCTCGGTGGTGTCGTCGAGCTACACGCCCGGAGCGGGGAACGTATGGTAG
- a CDS encoding phage late control D family protein, whose amino-acid sequence MSDSRDTLLYDATPIFKVGGSERGELGRDAVDLAIEEDIGGLRRLSLRLTAVGPQPQGRDEQLLYLDGAVLDFGSELEVALGPERSTVFKGQVSAIELVMTQGEAPEVRVLAEDKMMALRMTHRFETYENVSDADLLQQIAGRHGLTAQADVDGPTYKTVQQWNQSDLAFLRERAARLHADLWLEDGKLRMAARDRRNGNQLTLIQGGDLLDVEIRADLAHQRSTVKVGGFDETGADAIDEEAGASAVAAEAGAGRHGPAVLGQALKDFDSYRVREMPFADAEATALARGEMLRRARRFVSVRGVTTGSPKLTVGSALKLERVGALFEGEGYHVTRVAHRFDLSHGFRTHFEAERAWIGRAP is encoded by the coding sequence GTGAGCGATTCACGCGACACGCTGCTGTACGACGCCACCCCGATCTTCAAGGTCGGCGGGAGCGAGCGCGGCGAACTCGGCCGCGACGCCGTCGACCTCGCCATCGAGGAAGACATCGGCGGCCTGCGCCGGCTGAGCCTGCGGCTGACCGCCGTCGGCCCGCAGCCGCAGGGCCGCGACGAACAGCTGCTCTACCTCGACGGCGCGGTGCTCGACTTCGGCAGCGAGCTCGAAGTGGCGCTCGGGCCGGAGCGCAGCACGGTGTTCAAGGGCCAGGTCAGCGCGATCGAGCTGGTGATGACCCAGGGCGAGGCGCCCGAGGTCCGCGTGCTGGCCGAAGACAAGATGATGGCGCTGCGCATGACCCACCGCTTCGAGACCTACGAGAACGTCAGCGACGCCGACCTGCTGCAGCAGATCGCCGGCCGCCATGGCCTGACGGCCCAGGCCGACGTCGACGGCCCGACCTACAAGACCGTGCAGCAGTGGAACCAGAGCGACCTGGCCTTCCTGCGCGAGCGCGCCGCCCGGCTGCATGCCGACCTGTGGCTGGAGGACGGCAAGCTGCGCATGGCCGCGCGCGACCGGCGCAACGGCAACCAGCTGACGCTGATCCAGGGCGGCGACCTGCTCGACGTCGAGATCCGCGCCGATCTCGCCCACCAGCGCAGCACGGTCAAGGTCGGCGGCTTCGACGAGACCGGCGCCGACGCGATCGACGAGGAGGCCGGCGCCAGCGCGGTGGCGGCCGAGGCCGGCGCCGGCCGCCACGGTCCGGCGGTGCTGGGCCAGGCGCTGAAGGACTTCGACAGCTACCGCGTGCGCGAGATGCCGTTCGCCGATGCCGAGGCCACCGCCCTGGCGCGCGGCGAGATGCTGCGCCGCGCGCGCCGCTTCGTCAGCGTGCGCGGCGTCACCACCGGCAGCCCCAAGCTCACCGTCGGCAGCGCGCTCAAGCTCGAGCGCGTCGGCGCGCTGTTCGAGGGCGAGGGCTACCACGTCACCCGGGTCGCCCACCGCTTCGATCTGTCGCACGGCTTCCGCACCCACTTCGAGGCCGAGCGCGCCTGGATCGGGAGGGCGCCATGA
- a CDS encoding CIS tube protein: protein MELAKATLCEISADAACSHVGEPVAVQFNPTSLRVSISNKSAGGQQAGSQARQRPGTGDMQVSFDLVFDTADLGDTENPVPVTDRTVEVEKYVRPRGNTAAQQTPPRVEFAWGSFLVQGVMESANIELDLFSHNGTPLRAKVAVSIKGQDPRYQYNPSPAPAPSPAAAAGGGDLPAGVAPGTPGTRGNRDSGEDTGRVAQAMPGESLQQLAARNGLDPAAWRALAAEVANPLSLPAGFEIGLPATPPSGAGNAGQGAAQDPRRTAAALPLTATPAAAADPEAAAAPRAAGSSAQARSAGDAHGAGLALTRQGGIKGAIASQRGGSQQAAADASRQAFGLPAAALPDPQPSSRPYAGSVPLRPSYGDADDRLPLSVDPTRPGWEAVAPREGGGARALGQQRPADSCRCDCGPGKRR, encoded by the coding sequence ATGGAACTCGCCAAGGCCACCCTCTGCGAGATCAGTGCCGACGCCGCCTGCAGTCACGTCGGCGAGCCGGTCGCGGTGCAGTTCAACCCGACCTCGCTGCGCGTCTCGATCAGCAACAAGAGCGCCGGCGGCCAGCAGGCCGGCAGCCAGGCGCGGCAGCGGCCCGGCACCGGCGACATGCAGGTCAGCTTCGACCTGGTGTTCGACACTGCCGACCTGGGCGACACCGAGAACCCGGTGCCGGTGACCGACCGCACCGTCGAGGTCGAGAAATACGTGCGGCCGCGCGGCAATACCGCGGCCCAGCAGACGCCGCCGCGAGTCGAGTTTGCCTGGGGCAGCTTCCTGGTCCAGGGCGTGATGGAAAGCGCCAACATCGAGCTCGACCTGTTCTCGCACAACGGCACGCCGCTGCGCGCCAAGGTCGCCGTCAGCATCAAGGGCCAGGACCCGCGCTACCAGTACAACCCCTCGCCCGCGCCGGCGCCCTCCCCCGCCGCCGCGGCCGGCGGCGGCGACCTGCCGGCCGGCGTGGCGCCCGGCACGCCGGGTACCCGCGGCAACCGCGACAGCGGCGAAGACACCGGCCGCGTCGCCCAGGCCATGCCGGGCGAGAGCCTGCAGCAACTGGCCGCCCGCAACGGCCTCGATCCGGCCGCCTGGCGCGCGCTGGCGGCCGAGGTGGCCAACCCGCTGTCGCTGCCGGCCGGCTTCGAGATCGGCCTGCCGGCCACGCCGCCGTCCGGTGCCGGCAACGCCGGCCAGGGCGCCGCGCAGGACCCGCGCCGCACCGCCGCCGCGCTGCCGCTGACCGCCACGCCGGCCGCCGCCGCCGACCCCGAGGCCGCCGCCGCGCCGCGCGCCGCGGGTTCGAGCGCCCAGGCCCGCAGCGCCGGCGACGCGCACGGCGCCGGCCTCGCCCTGACGCGCCAGGGCGGCATCAAGGGCGCCATCGCCAGCCAGCGCGGCGGCAGCCAGCAGGCCGCCGCCGATGCCAGCCGCCAGGCCTTCGGCCTGCCTGCCGCCGCCCTGCCCGACCCGCAACCGTCGTCGCGCCCCTATGCCGGCAGCGTGCCGCTGCGGCCCTCCTACGGCGACGCCGACGACCGCCTGCCGCTGAGCGTCGACCCGACCCGGCCCGGCTGGGAGGCGGTCGCGCCGCGCGAAGGCGGCGGCGCGCGGGCGCTGGGACAGCAGCGGCCGGCCGACAGCTGCCGCTGCGATTGCGGGCCGGGCAAGCGGCGGTAG
- a CDS encoding phage tail protein translates to MDMLLPSFKFEISLLRSAEVVAGSQRLRGADDRGTPPSGDQLLGNGGFQECTGLEIEMDMQDYQEGGRNNGVIRRAGRAKFQPLVLKRGMFFESGEGEQRANAELWQWMQDVIDGVRPIRRYDGIVYVKSADNAVRATWTFERGLPAKIRGPELNGKTGELAIEELHIAHEGLRLLMPGRGLSDGCLLSHRRSPGPVKESRGPRSAAPQ, encoded by the coding sequence ATGGACATGCTGCTGCCCAGTTTCAAGTTCGAGATCAGCCTGTTGCGCTCGGCCGAGGTGGTGGCCGGCAGCCAGCGCCTGCGCGGCGCCGACGACCGCGGCACGCCGCCGTCGGGCGACCAGCTGCTGGGCAACGGCGGCTTCCAGGAGTGCACCGGGCTCGAGATCGAGATGGACATGCAGGACTACCAGGAAGGCGGCCGCAACAACGGCGTGATCCGCCGCGCCGGCCGCGCCAAGTTCCAGCCGCTGGTGCTCAAGCGCGGCATGTTCTTCGAATCGGGCGAGGGCGAGCAGCGCGCCAACGCCGAGCTGTGGCAATGGATGCAGGACGTGATCGACGGGGTGCGGCCGATCCGCCGCTACGACGGCATCGTCTACGTCAAGAGCGCCGACAACGCCGTTCGCGCCACCTGGACCTTCGAGCGCGGCCTGCCGGCCAAGATCCGCGGGCCGGAACTGAATGGCAAGACCGGCGAGCTGGCGATCGAGGAGCTGCACATCGCCCATGAGGGCCTGCGGCTGCTGATGCCGGGGCGGGGGCTTAGCGATGGATGCCTTCTTTCGCATCGAAGGTCACCTGGGCCCGTCAAGGAAAGCCGGGGGCCGCGATCGGCTGCCCCCCAGTAG